CTTAGGCACTGGTTTCTgtttcacccggtgccttaggatCCCAATGGGCGGGAAATGAAATACactttggcaccgggtgaggAAAACAAACTGGTGCCTAAGGCCTCTTTTGCTTTATCTAGACTAGTGGTACTGTAATGTTTGAAATCTCTAAATAGCGCAATGGTAACTCAACTTGTTTTGAGCGCGGGagcctgggttcgactcccgcccagagcacttttttttttgacaaaaaagcctttggtaccggttgaaactaccaaccggtaccaaaggagtTTTCTCTTAATTACCACATAAATGATATATTTGTCTactaattgcctaataaatcatttaaagacataataaatcatttcaattacataataaatcataataaatcaaataattgcataatgaatcaattaaatgcacaataattctaattactacatgataaatcatttagtaGCATATGTAATCATTttgattgcataataaatcaaataattgcataataaatcatttaaatgcacaatatttttaattactacataataaatcatttaggtgcataactaattattctAATTGCATAATATGTAaattattgtattcttcttcatctgtgacatcgtcgactcccacaattttcctttttcctgccagaacaatatggcgctttggctcatctccggcacctacaaaacttgatttatttctaaacttgtcctttctcggtttgctagacatgtcctgcacatagaaaacttgagtgaaatctttagctaggacgaatggttcgtctcgatagccaagctctttgaggtctaccgttgtcattccgtactcgtcgatatcgacaccttttcctgtgagtttaacccattgacaatgaaatagaggtatcttcaacggcccatagtcgagttcccagatctcttcaatgtaaccaaaatatgagtttgtttggccactagagtcggtggcatctatatagacaccactattttgattggtgctcttgttatcttgggctcttgtataaaatgtgtaaccattaatttcatatccttggtgcatcaggattgaatttgtcggacccctggccagccaagctagctactcatgaatttgatcgttggccatgacttccttctgcaaccaagtggcgaatgtatcgttatgatgttttgtaatccatgtctcatacttcaaagggtatatgcttcgcacgatttgcatgtgctcctccatgtatggagccaccaaggctgattgttgcagaactgtgagatgtgctttgctcaacgtggcatcatctgtggcatttactgattttcttccaagtgtgccctttccaatcagccgcccctcatgacgtgatactggaatcccaattgggcagagttcttccacatagtcaacacaaaactcaatgacctcctctgtgacgtaacccttcgcaatgcttccttttggacgagcccgattacgaacgtatttctttaggactgcaaagtatcgttcataagggaacatattatgaaggaaaagaggaccgagaataccaatctctttgaccaggtgaactagaagatgcgtcataatattgaagaatgatggaggaaatatcatttcaagactgactaaactttggacaacatcctcttgtagcctgcttaaactcgatggatcgattgccttctgagaaattatgtTGAGAAAGGTGCACAGCTTtataattgttgctcgaacattagctggtagaatacctctaagtgcaactgaaatcaattgcgtcatcaacacgtgacagtcatgggactttatgtgtgcgaatttcttctctttcaagttcagtagcctctttatattcgaagagtagcctgatgggaccttgatactgttcaaacagtcgaacatactttgcttctcttccttactaagagtgtagcacgcacgacctagataatgacgtcatttatccctttttctggatgtagggcggcccgttgtttcatacgttgaagatcttgccgcgcttccaatgtatcctttggcttaccatagacaccaaggaagcctagaaggttcacacaaagattttttgtttggtgcatcacatcaattgtgtggcggacgtctaagacttcccaataaggtaactcccaaaaaaatactcttcttcttccacataggtgcacgtcctttatcactctgcactgatctgctgccgggtccttttccaaatactacttttatatctttgaccatttcaaacatcattttcccacaacggtgcctaggcttggtacgatgatctgcctttccatcatagtgagcatgcctcctccttaatgggtgcttgatcggaaaaaatcgacgatgacccatatacacgatcttcatACAGTACTTGAGGtacgtgctgtcggtttcttctaaacaatgggtgcatgccctataacccttattggattgtccggagaggttacttagtgctagccaatcgttggtggttacaaaaagcaatgcacgaaggttaaaatgatcctctacgtgcgcatcccacatacgaacaccctcctctttccacaacaatagaagatcctcaatcagtggtttcagatacacatctatatcgttaccgggttgcttcgggtcGGGGATAAGCAcgggcatcataatgaatttccgcttcatacacaactagggaggaaggttgtatatacagagtgtcacaggccaggtactatggccactgctctactcaccgaaaggattcatgcaatccgtacttaagccgaaccttatattcctcgcatcatttgcaaatgttgggaatgttctgtccacttttctccactgcgacccatcagcggggtgtctcaacatattgtcttgcttacgttcttctttgtgccatcgcatcaatttagcattcattttgttcatgaacaaatgtttcaaacgtggtattagagggaaataccacatcaccttggcaggcaccctcttcttgacacgcatcccctcaacgtcgcttggatcatctcgagggatcttataccggcatgcgttgcatatagggcatgaatccaaattttcatactcacctcgatataggatgcagtcattaggacaagcatgtatcttctgtgcctctaatcctaaaggacaaacaactttttttgcctcgtatgttgtcgccggaaaggtgttaccctcagggagtaagttttttataagtttcagcaactcctcgaatcccttgtcagacaaaccatttgatgccttccattgcaacaattccaatgtcatacccaacttcttttggtcttgtttgcaatcaggtacaacaatgttctgtagtcctccaacatacgctacAGATCTCTcgtttccttttctgtttcgcaacctttctcagtttcgcgcagcatctgaccaagatcatcttctacaatgtatccttcagtatcttctttaggctcacccattgcagtgtcattgaaaaaggcattataattggctgcaaagtcaggaatcctgtcctcttcttctacattattatccagcataattcctctttcgccatgcttggtccaaacatagtagttcggcatgaaaccactattgaacaagtgactgtgggtggttcttgatgatgagtaatccttctcattcttacagaatttgcatggacaatgaACAAAACtaccatacttgtgtttctcggccgcttctatgaattcatgcacgccatcaatgaactcctttgaacgccggtcggccatgtacatccattgccgactcatctgggtccacaatacatttatatacatcattgtagtgtacaaatagttcattcatactaccaatttataactaatattgaatacgctattaataaaactgaactacaaaattataacgatgcatatgaccttctgactgcatgactgtgtaaaaactttgtttctctatatgaaactttatatttttgtacaaaaaacgacgcatgtggccttctggcctagctgagctgcgggtctcgaattggcgcagcatgcatctcgaatgtggaatcttgtaaagttttgaaattttgaagggaactaaataaagcacccttgcatatgtaattgataatatttccatacaaaatttgaattcaaatatataattgataatgcatataactataataaatagatactattcacttattaaataaattgataaaacatataaatacaataatttgatagtattcacatatcaaataaattgataacgcatataactacaataaaatgctacaactaaaaataattatcacatgtataaactaaattaagtgataactgcttctaaaaatcaattgctaagttatggagaaaaataactaactttttttgaaaaaaaaacaaaaattcacctctcctccccctcactcagctgccttgaacagtgagttcacggcagcttggaggggggaggggttggggtatttataggcgtgactcaaaggcaccggttggtgctcaacaactggtgccaaacaataggcatatgcaccggttgaagttaccaaccggtgactttgttgtgggcacgtggcggcaccgggtcatggcaaaacTCGGTGCCATTGTCTACCATTTAGGCActggttggtgccaccaactggtacctattcctccttgttcttttggtaccgattggtggcactaaccggtgcctatactggggttttggtaccgggtaatgcTTTAATCCGGTACCAAAccccttacctttgatcgccgctggccaaaggtaccagctgcttttgcaaccggtactgatgcgtgCCTCcaccgcgtgggaggtccggctCCGGCCGATGATGCACGCGGCGCAGGAAACTGCCTGCTGCGGCACTTGCGCCGgctcctccggctgctgcaAAGTGTTCCGGCTCGGTACCGGATCGCCACGCGGATCCGGGAGCTCAAGGTCTGGGCATGGGATGTGGGCGACAGGCGGAAGCGGTACGGCATCACCGTGCCATATTCGGCTGCTACCGCCGGTGGTGCCGCCGACGTCGTCTACAATGGAGAAGCCGAGCGTCCACAGACGGCCGCAGGCGAGGACGAAGATACTCGGAGACATCAGGTTCTACTTTATGGTACAGAACCACCGCCCTGGTGGTTCCGGAGACGAGATGACGATGAGGAGGTTGTGCACTGGCGTAGccatgctgctgctgtggtCCAGTTGTTGCTAAGGGAACCACCACCCGCCACCGCTGCAAGATATGATGAGCGGCAATCAGCAGTGAGGGTTTTGATTATTAATGGGGATTTGGCGGGAAAAGTTGCAATGCTAGTGTACGAGCATCCATCTCTTGCCGCATTATTGATCAGTTGCAAGGCCTGCTCCGGTTTAGGGGATGTAAAAAGTACACTTGCCGACATAATATACACAATAGTAGGTTTTGATTATCCAGAAGACAAGCCAACTGTCCTCACCATGATCAGTAAAATCCATGGGTATCTGGAAGGTAAGCGCTTCTTGGTCCTGGTCACTACTGACCAGCTTTGGGAGTGGGAGTGCAATGAGTTACTAGATGCTCTGTTAGATGCTGCTGTTGGGTGCCTCCCTGGTAGCTCCATAATAATGGCCACAGAGCACCATGGCCTGGCCCTGTCGTCTTCTCCCTACAAAATCATCGATACCAGCTCTGCACCCAATGTATATGACTTCTACGACAATCAAGCGACAAAACTGGGTGCAGAATGCAGTTATCATGTCATCTTTGCACCATGCCATACTGAAGACACCTTTGCAATGAGGACATTCCTGCATCTGCTCTACGTTAATCCAAACAGGACACAAGACGAGCTGCAGCATTATACAAATGCTATTTTCGAGTGCAGACGGCTCAAGAGAAGCATTCCCAAGCAAGTGCTGCTGTGGTGCTACAATGAGTTGCCtagctgaaagtgatcgggtgctctagactAAGAGGGGGGAGGGAGTGAATTAGGCACTTTAAAACCTAACATATGCCTCTAATTAGTTTGCACATAAACTTaatctaaaacatgctatctagatgtgcaactaaggttcttctagtgtgaaaccctcatcccaaaagagtttagcaacctatagccaattctagaaagatactactctaaaaaagtaaaggcacacaagttgcaatatgaaatatggaagcttaaagaggagagatgagaggaatcaaactctcgacacgaggatttatcctgtggttcggattgccacaaaggcgcccctacatccacattgttgaagcacttacgaagagtatcgcttcccggcaatcaagtctcttccgtgaacataatcacggtcaccttgatcccgctttccactaagggagcttgcccatgaaggaggggtctccgtcccccgcacaatattgtcgtcgccgctccacaccaagctggagggtcgttgacgtgccggcgagccaccaatgctccaaagAGACTGGCACACCGaaatacaagtgtggttcactctagaaccaaagCACAAGGCAGCAActccttgctctctcactcaattaagagctaacctagcactaacactctcaaaagTATGgtaaggactaaagatttgatcactaagctcttggatggcttggagatgttcttgggtatgtgtgtgtgatgtcttggaactccagcaagcttcaaatggccgggggaacacacatatatataggcctcaatcgtgaactagccgtttagagccgttAGGCACTTTTCTGCGTGGGCATCGAAACTTCCGGTGCTAGGGGattggttcttccggtcacactgagctctgaagtagccgttggcttctctgacaccaCTATAGCaacttcagggaccatcggttgaaccgatgctagggCATCGGAACTTTTGGTGCTACTTGATCTTCACGTAGCCGTTGCTCTTAATCATTTCTTGctgatgtcattgcaccgacgcttgctccgatggggcatcggttcttccggtgttGAAAGCTTGGCTTCTacgcacttgacatcgtctctggacaatagtatgttgaatgcaccgatgcctgtctttgacccgtcggttaaaccggtgccttagggatGTCTTCACTTGATTCCATCTGGCGCCCAAATTTACACCGATGCCTAAGCGTCGGTTTATAtggcaaccatcggatgcaccgatggtagagccatcggtttaaccggtgcagctGACTCTGTATCCTTTTCGTCCAATCAGTCGCGGCGATCATTTGAATCCTTGAAATATATTCTATCTCTGGATTTTCACTATACTTTGGCACCTCGACAGTGGTTTGGACTTGTCATCATGATGGTGAATTGGACTTGGCATCTCGACGATAGATTGAACATTGCGTCTTGACGATGAATTAGACGTGTTGAATTATATCTATGGGATCTAAAAACTCCTACAattgtgatctcacaaacttgttagtcctattgattatgttgtcgctcaatcaccaaaatcatgaACAATAACTTAAATGGGGCAATGTTCTTTACAGTAGCAAGTACATTTGCTGTACCTCACCGTTTTCCCGGAAGGCCACGTCATCAGGACTACAAGCTTGGCTAGAAGATGGGTTGCTGAGGGTCTGATCACTGCTACTAGCAGTAACACAAGTACTACTGCAACTGAGCAAATACAGAGTTCAACGGATGAAGCTGAGCATTGCCTGGATGTGCTTTTCAATCGAGGCTTTGTTTTTCCTCTGGAAATCAGTGCCGAAGGTAACATCAAGAGCTGTACAGTACATCGTCAAGTCCGGGAGTTCATCACCAGGGTTGCTATGGACGTAAACTTTATggactcgagcctaccaccacatCTGGCTCGCTACCTTTCCATCCACAACAGATTAGGTTTGCAAATATCTCATTCAGATGGTGAGAGCAGAGACATTGCAGCTTATCTTCCATCTTTGGCAGCATCTCCCCAGTGGCAACTGCCGAAAGTTCTGGACCTAGAGGGCTTCAAAGGATTGGCTAAGAAGAAGAATCTGAAGAGCATCTGCAAGATACTGTTGCTCAAGTATTTGAGCCTCAGGAACACCGACGTCGCCGAATTACCCATGCAAATAAAGGAGCTCCAGTGTCTGGAGACGCTGGATATCCGGCAGACAAAGGTACGCGTTTTCGCCACAAAGGCTATTGTGCTTCCACTACTGAAACACTTCCTTGCCGGTGACAAGATCTCTATAAGCATTGACGCTAGGAAATCTGAAGGATCATTTTCAGCAGTAGATATGCCCATCGGCAATTCGGCATTCACAGAATGAACAACATGGAGATATTATCCCATGTACAAGTCACCAACAGCAATAGTGATCGAGCTAACTGGCATCGCTGAGCTGCTGAGACTGAGGAAACTTGGTGTAGATCTTCGTGGTAAAAACGCCAAGCTGAGTGATCTGTTCCGCCAAATTGAGCAACTGCATGGAAGACTCCGTTACTTATCAGTACGGCTCGACCAACCAGCTGCTAGTGAGAATCATGGTGATTTGACCCCTCCAAAGTTCATTCAAGGCCTAAACATCAGTGGCCTCACCAGTGGGCTACCTCAGACGATTCGGCAGCTCCGTTATCTTGTCAAGCTATCCCTGACCGAGGCTTACTTGAAGGAAGATGGTCTGTGTATCCTCGGCAGGCTCCCTGGCCTGCTCTGCCTTAGGCTTCTGCACCAATCATACATACAAATTGGGCTCTCCTTCAAGGAAGAAGAATTCCAGGCACTCAACTTTCTGCTCGTCGGAACTAGTGACGTCTCCAGCATTACCTTTTCCAATGGGGCAGCTCCAAAGCTCGAGAGGATCATTTGGTCTTTCTTTCCCACAACCGCACGCGTTTCTGGGATCCACCACCTTCCTGAGCTGAGGGAGTTTGTGCTCAATGGTGACTGCAACCCGGATGAAGTGATACAAGAAATTGAGTTGCATCCGAATCTTCCTGTTTTCAAGCATAATCCAAATGTTCAGAGGCAAGAAGACATAGCTGCAGCAGCATCAACCTCATCCGCATCAGCTTCATGAATACTCACTACTCTCCCTCAAACTCGAAGCTCGCTTGGGTATTTCTCATTTAATTTTCTTGAATAAAGATGCAGCTGCTGGGAAAGCCTAGCGGTGATCCCCGTTCAGCCTCGCATGCATCAGAGTGTGCATTCCTTTACACTGCAGGTGTTGGTATGTTTTCTGTTATTTATCTGCATGTGTGCCGTGTGTTCGGTTTTTAGTCTCTTGACTGGAAACCCTTTTATCTTGTTGTTGCAATGTTGCTTTTCTGTGAATATGTGTGCCAGTTTGTGTGTATGTCTGCGACTGGATTTGTGTCTATTCTTTCAATTGTGTGAGATGATTGGCAATGGAATTACAGCTTGTATCCTTGTTATGTACTACTCCGCACTAGACTATAACAGCTGTGTATTTTGGGTTGTCTCCATATGGCTCGCAACTGTTGGAACATGTGGACTGTGCGTGCCCTTGGCTAACTGGCCTGGATGTTTATCCTTCCCATAAAAATGGTGAAACAAATGGTGGAATGCCTCGCTAATTGA
The nucleotide sequence above comes from Panicum virgatum strain AP13 chromosome 3K, P.virgatum_v5, whole genome shotgun sequence. Encoded proteins:
- the LOC120699377 gene encoding uncharacterized protein LOC120699377, which produces MYKSPTAIVIELTGIAELLRLRKLGVDLRGKNAKLSDLFRQIEQLHGRLRYLSVRLDQPAASENHGDLTPPKFIQGLNISGLTSGLPQTIRQLRYLVKLSLTEAYLKEDGLCILGRLPGLLCLRLLHQSYIQIGLSFKEEEFQALNFLLVGTSDVSSITFSNGAAPKLERIIWSFFPTTARVSGIHHLPELREFVLNGDCNPDEVIQEIELHPNLPVFKHNPNVQRQEDIAAAASTSSASAS